Genomic DNA from Planctomycetota bacterium:
GCCGACGAACGTGCCGCCGTCGGGGGTCCGTTCGTGGGCCAGCGCGAACGGGACGATCTCCGCCCCCGGCAGCCTTGCCAACCACACCGCCACCGCCGGTCCCGATTCGTGCTCGGTGCCGCCGACGAGGATCCCCTCGGCGGTGGCGCCGAGCAGCGCCTCGACCGGCAGCACCGCCGACAGCCCCTCGAGCGCCGGCCGGATCGCCTCGCCGTGGCCGGCCGAGATCAGCACGACGGCGAGGTCGGCGTGGCCGCCGATCCCGTCGAGCGCGCCGGCCGCCGCCGCGGCGAGCGCCTCGTCGAGCCGGGGTGCGGTCGAGCCGACCGCGGCGAATGCACAGGCGGCGGTCGAGGGCGTGGCACTCATGCACTCATGTCCCCGCGGCGATCCTTTCGGGTCGGGCTGGCGGCGTCAGGTGACGATCTCGGCGAAGCTCGTGACCGTGTCGTGGGCGAATTCGGCGTCGACCGGGCGATTGCCGGGCCGGTCGGCGGCGGCCGTCGCCATCCCGGCGGTGCGGGCGGCGTCGAGCTCGGCGCCCACGTCGCTGACGAACAGGATCTGGCGCGGCTCGAGGCCGATGTCGGCGGCGATCCGCCGATAGCTCTCCGGGTCGCGCTTCGGCCCGGTCGTGGTGTCGTAGTGGCCGTGGAGGAAGCCGGTCAGGTCGCCGTGGGCGGTATAGCCGAAAAACAGTCGCTGCGCCTCGACCGAGCCCGACGAGTAGATCCGCACGTCGAGCCCCGAGTCGGCCCATGCCGCTAGCGCCGCGGGGACGTCGTCGTAGACATGGGCCACCAGCTCCCCCGACTCAAAGCCGTGCCGCCAGACCAGTCCCTGGAGCGTCTTGAGCGCGGTCGTCTTGGCGTCGCGGTCCATGAGCGCGAGCGCCGCCCGAGCCGTCGCGGCCGGCCAGTCGTCGCCCGGGTCGGTCGCATCCCCCGCTTCGGTGCGGAGCTCGGCTGCGAGCCTGCGGAGCTCGGCGTCGCCGCGGTGGGCGGCGAGAAACGATCCGGCGTGAACGCGTGCGAACGGGAACAGCACGTCGTACACGAACGCGATCGACGACGTGGTCCCCTCGACGTCGAGGAGGATGGCGCGGCCGTCGAATACGATCACAGCCGCGTACCCCCGCTGCCGGCGCCCTGCCCGGCCAGCTGCGCCGGGCCCATGCACAGCGGCTGGTAGCCGCCATGGACGCCGTCGGCAGCGTAGTGTGGCGTCCACCCCGACATGTCCTGGAACAGCCGGATCGCGCGGATCCGTTTGTCGCCGCAGAGGTCGAACCAGTGGCGCGTGTCGCGCGGCACGCTGATCAGGTCGCCGGCGTGGACCTCGATGGCATACACCGGCCGGGCCACCGGGTTGATGTGGAAGATCCCGCTCCCCTGGAGGATGAAGCGGACCTCGTCCTCGGTGTGGGTGTGCTCCTTGGAAAACTTGGCGAGCAGCGCCTCGAGGTTCGGCGTCTCGGGGCGGACGTCGATGACGTCGGCGGTGACGAACCCGCCGCGCCGCTTGAGCGCCTCGATCTCCGGCGCGTAGGCGGCGAGGATCGCCTCGGGGGGCGCCGC
This window encodes:
- the mtnC gene encoding acireductone synthase translates to MIVFDGRAILLDVEGTTSSIAFVYDVLFPFARVHAGSFLAAHRGDAELRRLAAELRTEAGDATDPGDDWPAATARAALALMDRDAKTTALKTLQGLVWRHGFESGELVAHVYDDVPAALAAWADSGLDVRIYSSGSVEAQRLFFGYTAHGDLTGFLHGHYDTTTGPKRDPESYRRIAADIGLEPRQILFVSDVGAELDAARTAGMATAAADRPGNRPVDAEFAHDTVTSFAEIVT
- a CDS encoding cupin domain-containing protein, translating into MAIVTIPALARRITDRAELDAFLAAEGIEHDVWPLEDRVDPAAPPEAILAAYAPEIEALKRRGGFVTADVIDVRPETPNLEALLAKFSKEHTHTEDEVRFILQGSGIFHINPVARPVYAIEVHAGDLISVPRDTRHWFDLCGDKRIRAIRLFQDMSGWTPHYAADGVHGGYQPLCMGPAQLAGQGAGSGGTRL